GCTCGCCGCCGGCTCCTCACCTTGCTGAAGAACCACTGCTCGGCGTCCCTGCGGTTCTTCTCCGCCAGGCTCTCGTACTGCTCCCGCATCTCCGCCAGGATCTTGGTGAGGTCGATGCCAGGAGCAGCGTCCATCTCCACGCTGATCTCCCCACCCACCTGCCCGCGCAGGGCAGTCATTTCCTGacacaaaaagagaaacataTCTTCAGGCAATCCAGGAACTGGCATATAAAATGTTCCTCTTGAGTCAGAGTTCTTCAGGATAGCAAGCATTTGGGGGCTGATCAAAAGGGAGCAAACTGGGGAATTTGCTCCATGaccacaaataaaataattcaaattcttGAGAAATCCCCACTGGAGTTAATTCTCCAGAGAATAAAGCAGAGCCTGTAGCTGGTTCATTTCTCAGGGAACAGTTCTTTGCAGCCAGAAGCTGTGAGGGTTGTTAATGAACCTCTAACAGCCACAGTGGGTATTACTGACATGACAAGGGGTGAACGGGAGTCCCACAGGCTCCAGGGAGGATGTGCTGCTGTCCAAAGTGTATCCCCTCTGCTGCCTCCCCAGCACTTCTCACCTCCCACCCAGCAGTTCAGAGCCCAGCATAGCCTTAAAGGCTGGACCAAAACTCAAATTTCAGGGCCCAGGGTGGCCTTTTTAGAGCCCAAGTCTCTGCTCACCTCCTCGTGGTTCTTCTTCAGATAAGCCAGCTCCTCCTTCAGGTTCTCAATCTGCATCTCCAGGTCGGCTCTGGACAGGGTCAGCTCATCCAGGACCCGGCGCAGGCCGTTGATGTCGGACTCCACGCTCATACGCAGAGCCTGCTCCGACTCaaacctggggacacacacacagcaaagCTGCACGAGCTCCTGCCAGCTGGGCACACAGCAACTGGGCTTGCTGTTTGCTGCCTCcacactgctgctggcactgtggCAGCACTACACGGCCCCACTGACAACTTTCCTAGGGGAAATGCTGAGGAGAGTGGGGGAGAACTGATGATAAAGTGTTGGCCTGAGTCCGTAACATCCCCCTGCTCCTGACGCCTCCAGGCCTTGGTACTGGCCCTGGGCTCTGTGGAGCTGCACACACAGGTTAAGGACACAGCGAGGCACAGGGCAAGGTCTTTGCACAGGAAATGCTGTGCCAGAGATTGACAAGCTACAGTAACAAAACAGTGAGTTTGGATGGAAGCAACACAACCCCTGGGTGCCTGTAAGACTGAGATAACCATCTGCTTTGGAAATTGTGCCCTCATTTTGAAGGCTTTGCTTCCACATTGCCTTTCTGGGGTTTGGATGGGATTTTGTTCTCATTTCATCAAACTTCCCTGCATACtttgctccatttttttccaggaaatgtGTCTTACTTGGTCCTGAAGTCATCTGCTGTGAGCCTGGCATTGTCAATCTGCAGCAGGAGGTTGGAATTGTCAACTGTGGCCACCAGCACCTGGGAAGTGAAAGATAAAGAGTGTCAGGAATTCCTCCTGGCTGAGTGTTGGGACAGGAACAACACTTCTGGGGAAGTCTGGCATTTCCTTAGCAGAAGTGTGTCTGGAATCAGGACAAGTGAAATGCAGCTGACACTGACTGTGAGAAGGGCTAGTTACTCCATGACCTCCCTTTCCAAAAGTCCCTCAGTAAGCGTTTCAAAAGGCCACATAAAATGTGTGAGATCTGATGGTGGCCTTTGTTCCTATCCTTCAGGGCAGGTGCTGTTTGTGGAAAGGTCAGAGGGGCCAGTGGGGTGTCTGTGCTTGGCACACCTTGTTCTGGGATGGATTTATTTTGTTGGCAGCAGAAACGGAACAAAAGGCAGTGAGCAGGTGCCTACAGATTCTGATTTTCATATTACCAAAGCAGGAGCAAATAACCCACACTGGGAGGAGATTCAAGTCAGAGTTTAGGAGAATTCTGTTgaggaggggggggaaaaaatgagctCCGTGGATCCTTTGCCAgcactcctgcagctccagctgtccACAGCTTCCAGAATTGCTAAGGGCAATTAATACatgggaaataaaagagaacaaTGTAAACTCGAGCATTTCCTCCAAAATGGGATGCTGGGAGTCAAAACAAAGGGAGAGAAATCCCCACGCCCAAGCTGCCTGGGCTGAGGGCTCTGCACCAGttccagccctggggcagcaACTGCCAAAAGAGGCAAAAAACTCGTTATTGGTCAGTTccatctttttctctttatcaTCTAAATCTCCTCAACAGGAGGTGCTGAAACAAGTTTGCAAATTCTTTGCCTGAATGTTTTCAGACATGACATCAGTATTTCAGTTTGCCCACAGCTGCAAATTTCCCTGCACCTTAATTTTAAACTCCCAAGAACACATATGATCAGTGCAGACTtgtctgttttcttcatttttgtgtTACATCCTCTAAGATCTGTTCCTGCCAGTGAAAGCTGCCACTTGTCCAACTCAGGAGGATGTAACCAAAAGCTGACATTGAGACATCTCTAATTTCCAGCTGGGCACTCTACACATGCCACTGAGACACTTTTTATGACATAATTAGTGCTGACTAATTACAGAGGTAAAAGTCATTGTTTCTGCTTCCTCTCTGACACATCCCCTGAGTTAATCCCAGCATCCTACCTTGTTCCTGAGCTCCTCGATAGTCCTGTAGTAGGGGCTGTAGTCACGGTCAGGACCAGGTCCCTGCTTCTTGTACCACTCCCTGATCTTCACCTCCAGGTCGGTGTTGGCCTCCTCCAGGGCTCGCACCTTGTCCAGGTAGGTGGCCAGGCGGTCGTTGAGGTTCTGCATGGTCTCCTTCTCCCCGGCCGGCAGGATGCCATCACCGCCTCCAAAGCCTCCTCCAAAGCCTCCTCCAAAGCCGGCCCCAAAGCCGGCCCCATagctgcccccaaagcccccGCCGAGGGTCCCTCCTGCGCTGCTGCAGTAGCTGCCCCCAAAGCCGCTGCCGAAGCCCGAGACCATGCGGGAGGAGACGGAGTAGCTGCCAGAGCCCCCGTGCACGCTGGGGGCCCTGTAGCCTCCTCCCCCAACACGCACGGAGGAGAGCCTGCTGGAGCCCCCCCCCAGGCCGCCGAAGCCCTTgagggaggtggaggaggagaatTGCCTGACAGTGGTGCTCATGCTGGAGCTGCAATGGAGAgaggcagggaggcagagcaggagcagcagcagcagcagtgagtgCTCGCTCCCCTGCCTCGGGGCCCTTTATAGCCCGGCCAGGAGGCGTTGCCGGCGCCTTTCGACACCCCTGACAGCCAGAgccaaattccagaatcatcatttttctctccttgatTTCACATCTTTTGTCACATCCCACCAGCAACAATCACATGGGACCTTCTTCCGCTTCCATTCCCAGCAGCTGGTGCCATCCAGGTCCCTGCTCAGGGCATTCCCAGTGCCCGTTCCAGCTCCACCCGCTGCGCCCTCATGGAGTAACACAAGTGAATCCTCTGTCATCCGCCAAGTCACTCGCAAGTATCATTGCAAAAATCTACAAAtctatttatttgcttttttgagAAGTCTAAATCCAAGGAAAGCTGCTGACTTAGGAGCTCTGCACGTCCATAATCTTCATTTGGGCCAAGCCAAAGCCAGATGGAAACTTTCCCGTCACGACCTTTATCACAGGACAAGCACAGACCTGGCAGGATTTGTGTACTGATACAGGACTTGGCAGAAATCTTATAGCTCAAAAGAGAATAAACTCCATCAATTTCTGCTTATGTACCAGCCTGGGCTGAATCTCCCTACAGTGACTGGAAAGTCCCTACTCTGGTGGGGTTTCACACAGTTTAAAGAGCAGATGAGTAATGTTTCCTAGCAGTACCTGCTTTGCTCCATcacctttcccaaaatcccacagaaactGCTTGTGACTTCTAAAAAATGTGTAGAAGCTAAAAAATCCTGTGCCacaatttctgctttctcaaCATTGAGGCAGGGTTTAATGCTTAAACATTCTAAATCAGAGGAGAGTGAATGAAACTCTCTCAGACACCCACAGCCAGGGCACGTTTCTTGCAATTCCAGATGGGAAGTGAAGGATCAATCCTTATCAATGGGAAGAGAAGGATAAATCCTTATCAGTAGGAAGAGTACAATCAATCCTGATCACTGTTTGTGCTAAAGGCTTTTTCCTACAGATTTGCAGCTGAAGAAAGCGATGCCGATGGTAACTCAGCATCACCTCTGTCAAAAGTGTTGATGGGCAAAGCCCAGCACATCCAGCACTGGGGTGAGGACCCTGCAAACACCGAGGCTCTGAGCACACCCAGAGGGGAGGGACAGTGCCTGCCCCGGGCTACTGAAGGACTGAGCAGGATGGTTACAGTAACATAGCTGGACAGGTATTGCTgtgaaaaaagcagcaaagaagcAGGAAGTGTGGCACTGCactgttttattctttcttgAGAAAAAAGCCCTTCACTGATGTGATGCCAGCTCTTTTTGTGCGCAGTGGAAAATCGCACACCCAGCCCGGCCTGCCTGGCTCCAACTACGGCATTCTCAATAAAAGaagttattttgctttttgcagAGGTGCCTGTGAGGTAGTGAAGGAGTTATAGGGATTAGGAGCCCTTTTGTGGTGTTCCCTCATGTTGTGatctccttcctccccagccccctcGGGCTGTTTTCACATTATAATGCACTAACTGATTTTGGAGGTGCTCAGATGTTCCCAGAGCCTCACCCTCGGTAATTCTTGGTGCCTCCTTTCTTTCATGTTCCCCAAAGGACACAATAACAACAAGGCTTTATCTTCCTCCTGTTAGATCTCAGGACTTCACAGCAGTCACGCTCCCCTtagcagctccaggagcgtgGGGTGACTTTCTGGGCAGCCACCAAGGAAACAACAAGAGACTCTGGATCCTCTCATTCAagggctctgctctctgggCAGCACTGCCTCACACCCATGGGCTTCAGATTTGCAATTTTGACTCCCCAGTCTGCAAAAACCGGGAGTTTGGAACGCACACATTGCCCATCCCTCAGAGAGCTGTGGAAGGAGGGGACCTGGGCACAACCCAGCACTGGCAAAGGGCAGAGTGAGCAGAGGACAGTGCTCAGCTTCCAGCACCATCCTGGGGCAACCTGGCAGGGCAAAGATCAGATGTTCCTGGCCCGTTTCCCTCTGCAGTGGGGGGTACAGGATTACCCAACAGCCGTCGTGTGagagctgtgctccagagccatcccaggcCACCCCTGCACCCAGCTCTTCCAAATGCACTCACTTTGCTCATGTTTGCTCCAGCAAactccctcctgctccaggcaaTTCCCACATTGGCCCTGAGCCTCCCACGTGGGCTAAATCCTGTGCTGTGAGGTCTGACCCCCCTCAGGTCACCCTCACATTTTAGGTCACTACAAGTCAGCCTGAAGGTGACAACTGCCCTAACAGGAGGCAAAGCCCTTCCACAGCCCTCAGGCAGGGGACACCTGGCCttacagcttttctttctgtattatCACAGCTCAGGTTTCAGTTCTTTTACCACGTGGCAGATGTCAGACAGACAATCTGG
This sequence is a window from Poecile atricapillus isolate bPoeAtr1 chromosome 27, bPoeAtr1.hap1, whole genome shotgun sequence. Protein-coding genes within it:
- the LOC131588948 gene encoding keratin, type I cytoskeletal 14 isoform X1, encoding MSTTVRQFSSSTSLKGFGGLGGGSSRLSSVRVGGGGYRAPSVHGGSGSYSVSSRMVSGFGSGFGGSYCSSAGGTLGGGFGGSYGAGFGAGFGGGFGGGFGGGDGILPAGEKETMQNLNDRLATYLDKVRALEEANTDLEVKIREWYKKQGPGPDRDYSPYYRTIEELRNKVLVATVDNSNLLLQIDNARLTADDFRTKFESEQALRMSVESDINGLRRVLDELTLSRADLEMQIENLKEELAYLKKNHEEEMTALRGQVGGEISVEMDAAPGIDLTKILAEMREQYESLAEKNRRDAEQWFFSKTEELNREVAINTEQLQSGKTEITELRRTIQSLEIDLQSQLSTKAALEGTLADTEARYGTQLAQLQMLITGVEEQLGELRCDMERQNHEYRVLLDVKCRLEQEIATYRRLLEGEDAHMSSHYVSQPVKEGPVTTRQIRTIFEEVQDGKVISSREQITQAAH